One window from the genome of Trichoplusia ni isolate ovarian cell line Hi5 chromosome 13, tn1, whole genome shotgun sequence encodes:
- the LOC113500137 gene encoding homeobox protein SIX6-like, whose protein sequence is MRGSWDEAATAALHARILEAHRGPAAPERAAEPAACAEPAPQQLSVELAAPTPLLPLPTLSFSAAQVATVCETLEESGDVERLARFLWSLPVAHPNVAELERCEAVLRARAVVAFHAGRHRELYSILERHRFQRSSHAKLQALWLEAHYQEAERLRGRPLGPVDKYRVRKKFPLPRTIWDGEQKTHCFKERTRSLLREWYLQDPYPNPTKKRELAAATGLTPTQVGNWFKNRRQRDRAAAAKNRSALLGQGFASSSTYDEDSADSEINVDEE, encoded by the coding sequence ATGCGCGGCTCGTGGGACGAGGCCGCGACGGCGGCGCTGCACGCGCGCATCCTGGAGGCGCACCGCGGGCCCGCCGCGCCCGAGCGTGCCGCCGAGCCCGCCGCCTGCGCGGAGCCCGCTCCGCAGCAGCTCAGCGTCGAGCTGGCGGCGCCCACTCCGCTGCTGCCGCTGCCGACGCTCTCCTTCAGCGCCGCGCAGGTCGCTACCGTGTGCGAGACGCTCGAGGAAAGCGGCGATGTGGAGCGACTGGCGCGATTTCTTTGGTCGCTCCCGGTGGCTCATCCCAACGTGGCAGAACTCGAGAGATGTGAAGCTGTACTCCGGGCGAGAGCTGTGGTCGCGTTTCATGCTGGAAGACATCGTGAACTGTATTCGATACTAGAGCGGCACCGGTTCCAACGTTCAAGCCACGCAAAGTTGCAGGCTTTGTGGCTGGAGGCACACTATCAAGAAGCTGAGAGGCTAAGAGGAAGGCCGCTCGGCCCCGTGGACAAATACCGAGTGAGGAAGAAGTTCCCGCTGCCCCGCACCATCTGGGACGGTGAGCAGAAGACGCACTGCTTCAAGGAGCGCACGCGGTCGCTGCTGCGCGAGTGGTACCTGCAGGACCCGTACCCCAACCCGACCAAGAAgcgcgagctggcggcggcgaCGGGGCTGACGCCCACGCAGGTCGGCAACTGGTTCAAGAACCGGCGGCAGCGGGACCGAGCCGCTGCCGCTAAGAACCGCTCGGCACTGCTCGGCCAGGGCTTCGCCTCCTCCTCGACGTACGACGAGGACTCGGCCGACTCAGAGATCAACGTGGACGAGGAGTAG